One window from the genome of Candidatus Didemnitutus sp. encodes:
- a CDS encoding purine-nucleoside phosphorylase, protein MTEQQQHVENVRQSAAKIAAACGSLAPKIALILGSGLGGLAAKVQDAIVIAYRDLPGFPILTVAGHAGQLIVGKLDGVPVIVLNGRKHFYETTDAYPLKTMIRAVKAAGVETLFLSNAAGSLRAHIGVSQLMLISDHINFLGLNPLTGPNDESFGPRFFPVSDAWDPALRAKIKAVAQREGVTLHEGVYVAFRGPSFETPAEIRMAQGWGGDAVGMSSVPDCLIARHCGLKVAGVSCITNMGAGLSDEHLTHAHTLENASRGAAAFEKLVIAAVKEL, encoded by the coding sequence ATGACCGAACAGCAACAGCACGTCGAAAATGTCCGCCAGTCCGCCGCGAAGATCGCTGCCGCCTGCGGCTCCCTTGCTCCGAAAATCGCCCTCATCCTCGGCTCCGGCCTCGGCGGGCTCGCGGCGAAGGTGCAGGACGCGATCGTGATCGCGTATCGCGATCTGCCCGGTTTTCCGATCCTCACCGTCGCGGGGCACGCGGGACAGTTGATTGTGGGCAAGCTCGACGGCGTGCCCGTGATCGTGCTGAACGGCCGCAAGCATTTCTACGAGACCACCGACGCGTATCCGCTCAAGACCATGATCCGCGCCGTGAAGGCCGCCGGCGTGGAAACGCTGTTCCTCTCCAACGCCGCCGGCAGCCTGCGCGCGCACATCGGCGTGAGCCAGCTGATGCTCATCAGCGACCACATCAATTTCCTCGGACTGAACCCGCTCACCGGCCCGAACGACGAGAGCTTCGGTCCGCGTTTCTTCCCCGTCAGCGATGCGTGGGACCCGGCCCTGCGCGCGAAAATCAAGGCCGTCGCGCAACGCGAGGGTGTGACGCTGCACGAGGGCGTCTACGTGGCGTTCCGCGGGCCGTCGTTCGAGACGCCGGCGGAGATCCGCATGGCGCAGGGGTGGGGCGGCGACGCGGTCGGCATGTCGAGCGTGCCCGATTGCCTGATCGCGCGGCACTGCGGACTCAAGGTCGCCGGCGTGTCGTGCATCACGAACATGGGTGCAGGACTTTCCGACGAGCACCTCACCCATGCGCACACGCTCGAGAACGCCTCGCGCGGCGCGGCGGCGTTCGAGAAGCTAGTGATCGCGGCGGTGAAGGAGCTGTGA
- a CDS encoding AraC family transcriptional regulator, which yields MRTATSLPGSAAPSADVATRRLAELLSELATGEGFSASRLPGVRFMRSTIHVPRSPIAYDPGLCLIAQGTKIGHFGERRVVYDAHNYLALAAPTPFECETRGSARQPVLGLFVTVPPALIAELLLQMNPGDERSSNAVAVQTAPLDADMIGAAERLVANLREPEDARILAPHGVREIVYRALRGPLGGSLRALAAPDSHFGQISRVLHRLHTDFAQPVGIETLAREAGMSASTFHARFKQITSSSPVQYLKALRLHKARLLMVHDGLNASSAAHRVGYESVSQFSREFKRLFGATPAAAAGQLREALVRLA from the coding sequence ATGCGCACCGCGACTTCGCTGCCTGGCTCCGCCGCTCCCTCCGCTGATGTCGCCACGCGCCGGCTGGCCGAACTATTGTCTGAGCTGGCGACCGGCGAGGGATTTTCGGCGTCGCGGCTGCCGGGCGTGCGATTCATGCGCTCGACGATTCATGTGCCGCGCTCGCCGATCGCCTACGATCCCGGCCTCTGCCTCATCGCGCAGGGCACGAAGATCGGACACTTCGGCGAGCGACGCGTGGTCTACGACGCGCACAACTATCTCGCGCTCGCCGCACCGACGCCGTTCGAATGCGAGACGCGCGGGAGCGCCAGGCAGCCGGTGCTCGGACTTTTCGTCACCGTGCCTCCGGCTCTGATCGCCGAGTTGCTGCTGCAAATGAATCCCGGCGACGAGCGGTCGAGCAACGCCGTGGCGGTCCAGACTGCGCCGCTGGACGCAGACATGATCGGCGCAGCCGAGCGTCTCGTCGCCAACCTCCGCGAACCCGAGGATGCGCGCATCCTCGCGCCGCACGGTGTGCGCGAGATCGTCTACCGCGCGCTGCGCGGACCGCTCGGCGGCAGCCTCCGCGCCTTGGCGGCTCCGGACTCGCATTTCGGCCAGATCAGCCGCGTGCTGCACCGGCTGCATACCGATTTCGCCCAGCCCGTCGGGATCGAGACACTGGCCCGCGAGGCCGGGATGAGCGCCTCGACATTTCACGCGCGGTTCAAGCAGATCACTTCCTCCTCGCCCGTGCAGTATCTCAAGGCGCTGCGACTGCACAAGGCGCGCCTCCTGATGGTGCACGACGGCCTGAACGCCAGCAGCGCCGCGCACCGCGTCGGCTACGAGAGCGTTTCGCAGTTCAGTCGGGAATTCAAACGCCTGTTCGGCGCCACGCCCGCCGCGGCTGCCGGCCAGCTGCGCGAAGCGCTGGTGCGACTGGCCTGA
- a CDS encoding SDR family oxidoreductase, translating to MKHTEKIALVTGSSRGLGRAIALQLARSGADLVVTYRQRRDEAETVAAEIRALGRRVVVLPLDVARPATFAAFAAELAAVLRDTWQRETFDFLVNNAGVDRAAPFANFTEAAFDELFMVHFKGVFFLTQRLLPLLADGGRIVNTSTGLARFSVPGYAAYASMKGAIEVFTRYLAKELGARRISANVVAPGIIETDFTHEALSRPGAREFFAQHIALGRVGVPEDIGGVVDFLCSDAGRWVNAQRIEASGGMLL from the coding sequence ATGAAACACACCGAAAAAATCGCCCTCGTTACCGGCAGTTCCCGCGGCCTCGGCCGCGCCATTGCTCTCCAGTTGGCGCGCTCCGGCGCCGACCTCGTCGTCACTTATCGGCAGCGGAGGGACGAGGCGGAGACGGTCGCCGCGGAGATTCGTGCGCTTGGGCGCCGGGTGGTCGTGCTGCCGCTGGATGTGGCGCGCCCGGCAACCTTCGCGGCGTTCGCGGCGGAGCTGGCGGCTGTGTTGCGCGACACATGGCAGCGTGAGACGTTCGACTTCCTCGTGAACAACGCGGGCGTCGACCGCGCCGCGCCGTTCGCGAACTTCACCGAGGCGGCCTTCGACGAGCTGTTCATGGTGCACTTCAAGGGCGTGTTCTTCCTTACCCAGCGCCTGCTGCCGCTGCTCGCGGATGGCGGCCGGATCGTGAACACGTCGACCGGACTCGCGCGTTTCAGCGTCCCGGGCTACGCGGCCTATGCTTCGATGAAGGGCGCGATCGAGGTCTTCACCCGCTACCTGGCCAAGGAACTCGGCGCGCGGCGGATCAGCGCGAACGTCGTGGCGCCCGGAATCATCGAGACGGATTTCACGCACGAAGCGCTCTCGCGACCCGGGGCACGGGAATTTTTCGCCCAACACATCGCGCTGGGGCGCGTCGGCGTGCCGGAGGACATCGGCGGGGTGGTGGACTTCCTTTGCAGCGACGCGGGGCGCTGGGTGAACGCCCAGCGCATCGAAGCCTCCGGCGGAATGCTCCTTTGA
- a CDS encoding ABC transporter permease: MSSLFSANALRQTLRRLVHERGFTTTVVLTLALCIGANVAIFAVVDAVLVRALPFPEPDRLVIAVNAYPGAGVERAGASLPNYYDRKAAIKAFASTSIFQGGTAIVGDAGAPVRVERGRVSPEFFATLGVPLAMGRTFTEAETFYKDARVVILTDAYWRTHFQADPNVLGRKITLNSEEFEVIGVLPPGFRFLSEKAQFFTPAASNPEDRKPDRRHSNNYLLFARLAPGETVATAQAQIDAFNTEQAKDDPFAHLIKGAGYRTNVFGLHADHVREIRPVLLLLQGGVLFLLLIGGVNLVNLLLIRASGRAKEIAVRQALGASGRDIAGGVLLETVLLGVIGGLLGLAVGATGIKLLAALGTEQLPLGATVAFDGRVALVAFAGSVLVGFALAVPVVWFNSHTRLAPVLQAESRGGTVTRSTQNLRHAFIVTQVALAYVLLAGAGLLGLSLQRVLATKPGFNPDQVLTGQISLPYKNYPDEKPRLAFVERLLGELRAQPGVTAVGLNTNLPMTGDTNNNAIAIEGIEIKPGDTIHAHFTSGVAGDYWRALNIPLVEGRLLEEADSHREQRVCVVDVDFAQRYWPGQSALGHRLVNGPTFNEKEAFTIVGVVGNVKQTSLAETFAQGALYFPYQHYSSSTFALTVRSSLPAATLAPALQKTVLALDSTLPVNDIKPMQAWIDESVVSRRSPAILAGIFAGVALVLAAIGTYGVLAYAVNQRRREIGVRMALGAQPQQVLGQFLGLGVKLLFAGTALGLVGAWGAGRAMKSQLFGVETLHFGVLGATAAVLLLVVLAATFVPSHRASRVSPIDALRDD; the protein is encoded by the coding sequence GTGAGTTCTCTGTTTTCGGCCAACGCCCTGCGTCAAACTCTCCGCCGGCTCGTGCACGAGCGCGGCTTTACGACCACCGTCGTCCTCACCCTCGCGCTTTGCATCGGCGCCAACGTCGCGATCTTCGCGGTCGTCGACGCCGTGCTGGTCCGCGCGCTGCCCTTTCCGGAGCCGGACCGTCTCGTCATCGCGGTGAATGCCTATCCCGGCGCCGGCGTCGAGCGCGCGGGTGCCTCGTTGCCGAACTACTACGATCGCAAGGCGGCCATCAAGGCGTTCGCCTCGACTTCGATTTTCCAGGGCGGCACCGCTATCGTCGGCGATGCCGGCGCTCCCGTGCGCGTCGAGCGCGGCCGGGTGTCGCCGGAGTTCTTCGCGACGCTCGGCGTGCCGCTCGCCATGGGCCGCACGTTCACCGAGGCGGAGACATTCTACAAGGACGCGCGCGTCGTCATCCTCACCGATGCTTATTGGCGCACGCATTTCCAGGCCGATCCGAATGTCCTCGGCCGCAAGATCACGCTCAACAGCGAGGAGTTCGAGGTCATCGGCGTCTTGCCGCCGGGCTTCCGCTTCCTGTCGGAAAAGGCGCAGTTCTTCACCCCCGCCGCCTCGAATCCCGAGGACCGGAAACCCGACCGCCGCCACTCCAACAACTACCTGCTGTTCGCGCGCCTCGCCCCCGGGGAAACGGTGGCGACGGCTCAGGCGCAGATCGACGCCTTCAACACCGAGCAGGCGAAGGACGATCCCTTTGCCCACCTGATCAAGGGTGCCGGCTATCGCACGAACGTCTTCGGCCTGCACGCCGACCACGTCCGCGAAATCCGGCCTGTGCTGCTCCTGCTCCAAGGCGGCGTGCTCTTCCTGCTCCTCATCGGCGGCGTGAATCTCGTCAACCTGCTCCTGATTCGCGCCAGCGGTCGCGCCAAGGAGATCGCCGTGCGGCAGGCGCTCGGCGCCAGCGGCCGCGACATCGCCGGCGGCGTGCTGCTCGAGACGGTGCTGCTCGGCGTGATCGGCGGCTTGCTCGGTCTCGCGGTTGGCGCGACCGGCATCAAGCTCCTCGCGGCCTTGGGCACGGAACAGTTGCCGCTCGGCGCCACTGTCGCCTTCGACGGACGCGTGGCGCTCGTGGCTTTTGCCGGCTCCGTCCTCGTGGGTTTCGCCCTCGCGGTGCCCGTCGTCTGGTTCAACTCCCACACGCGGCTCGCCCCTGTGCTGCAGGCGGAGAGCCGCGGCGGCACCGTCACCCGCTCGACGCAGAATCTCCGCCACGCCTTCATCGTCACGCAGGTCGCGCTGGCGTATGTGTTGCTGGCGGGCGCGGGCCTGCTCGGCCTGAGTCTCCAGCGCGTGCTCGCCACGAAGCCCGGTTTCAATCCCGACCAGGTGCTGACGGGTCAGATTTCGCTGCCCTACAAAAACTACCCCGACGAGAAACCGCGCCTCGCCTTCGTCGAGCGTCTGCTCGGCGAGCTCCGGGCGCAGCCCGGCGTGACGGCGGTCGGGTTGAACACGAATCTCCCGATGACGGGCGACACGAACAACAACGCCATCGCCATCGAAGGCATCGAGATCAAGCCGGGAGACACGATCCACGCGCACTTCACTTCCGGTGTCGCGGGCGACTACTGGCGCGCGCTGAACATCCCGCTCGTCGAGGGCCGCCTGCTCGAGGAGGCCGACAGTCACCGCGAGCAACGCGTGTGCGTCGTCGACGTGGATTTCGCGCAGCGCTACTGGCCCGGCCAAAGCGCGCTCGGCCACCGCTTGGTGAACGGGCCGACTTTCAACGAAAAGGAGGCTTTCACCATCGTCGGTGTCGTCGGCAACGTGAAGCAGACGAGCCTCGCCGAGACCTTCGCGCAGGGTGCGCTGTATTTCCCGTATCAACACTACTCGTCCTCCACTTTCGCGCTGACGGTGCGAAGCAGTCTGCCCGCCGCCACCCTCGCGCCTGCGCTCCAGAAGACCGTGCTCGCGTTGGACTCCACGCTGCCGGTGAACGACATCAAGCCGATGCAGGCGTGGATCGACGAGTCGGTCGTCTCGCGGCGCTCGCCGGCGATTCTCGCGGGCATCTTCGCGGGTGTCGCGCTCGTGCTCGCGGCCATCGGCACCTACGGCGTGCTCGCCTACGCGGTGAACCAGCGCCGCCGCGAAATCGGCGTGCGCATGGCGCTCGGCGCGCAACCGCAGCAGGTGCTGGGGCAATTCCTCGGGCTCGGCGTGAAGCTGCTGTTTGCCGGGACGGCCCTCGGACTCGTGGGCGCCTGGGGGGCGGGGCGCGCGATGAAGAGCCAGCTCTTCGGCGTCGAGACATTGCATTTCGGCGTGCTCGGCGCGACGGCGGCGGTCCTGCTGCTTGTCGTGCTCGCGGCGACATTCGTGCCGTCGCACCGTGCGTCGCGCGTGTCGCCGATCGACGCGTTGCGCGACGACTGA
- a CDS encoding nucleoside kinase: MSEPCFVPPSEVVEFHLPDGRVMRGARGESLEKLLQPLRPVWPSRIVGAIVNGELRELTHRLELEARVRPVAMTDADGARIYRRSLTFLLCTAFSRQFPGASLHVDHALSSGGYYCEVRGRAPLSADELAQLRDEMRRLVAQDLPFQNRRVPVSEAIEVFEARGAADKVRLLRHRKSPTIDLYQVDGYVDYHHGYMVPSTGYLEWFDLVVDNGGFALLYPRQHAPKQPKGIVPTPKLLAAFRQYGDWLDRLGIGDVGALVNAIQANRAREIMLVSEALHEQHIASIAQQIAERGDGGRLVLISGPSSSGKTTFSRRLAVQLLARGLSPFALEMDNYFVERERTPRDADGKFDFETIGALNLELLAEHLAALLEGREVQLPRYNFVRGRPETGDVVRLRPGQIVILEGIHGLNPALVPPALAAQAFRVFASALTQLSLDRHNRLSTTDTRLVRRIVRDARDRGYSATDTLSRWESVRRGEKLHIFPHQENADAMFNSALVYELAALRPIAEPLLRQVPHGTPEHVEAVRLLALLQWFAPIDAGQVPENSILREFLGGSSLRDFKAWGG, translated from the coding sequence ATGTCCGAGCCCTGTTTTGTTCCCCCGAGCGAGGTCGTTGAATTCCATCTGCCCGACGGACGCGTCATGCGCGGCGCGCGCGGCGAGTCGCTCGAGAAACTGCTCCAGCCGCTGCGTCCGGTGTGGCCGTCGCGGATCGTGGGTGCGATCGTCAACGGCGAGTTGCGCGAGCTGACGCACCGGCTCGAACTCGAGGCGCGGGTCCGTCCCGTCGCGATGACCGATGCGGACGGTGCGCGCATCTATCGGCGCTCGCTCACGTTTCTGCTCTGCACGGCGTTCAGCCGGCAGTTTCCGGGTGCCTCGTTGCATGTCGACCATGCGCTCTCCTCCGGCGGATACTATTGCGAGGTGCGCGGTCGCGCGCCGTTGAGCGCAGACGAACTCGCGCAACTCCGCGACGAGATGCGCCGCTTGGTGGCGCAGGATCTGCCGTTCCAGAACCGGCGGGTGCCGGTGTCCGAAGCGATCGAGGTGTTCGAGGCGCGTGGCGCGGCCGACAAGGTCCGCCTACTGCGTCATCGCAAGAGCCCGACGATCGATCTCTACCAAGTCGACGGCTACGTGGATTACCACCACGGATACATGGTGCCGTCGACCGGTTATCTGGAGTGGTTCGATCTGGTTGTGGACAATGGCGGATTCGCGTTGCTCTACCCGCGCCAGCACGCGCCGAAGCAGCCCAAGGGCATCGTGCCCACGCCGAAACTCCTCGCGGCCTTCCGCCAATACGGCGACTGGCTCGACCGGCTCGGCATCGGCGACGTCGGCGCGCTCGTGAACGCCATCCAGGCTAACCGCGCGCGGGAGATCATGCTCGTGTCCGAGGCGTTGCACGAACAGCACATCGCCAGCATCGCCCAGCAAATCGCCGAGCGCGGCGACGGCGGCCGCCTCGTGCTCATCTCCGGGCCGTCCTCCTCGGGCAAGACCACCTTCTCGCGCCGCCTCGCCGTGCAGCTGCTCGCACGCGGGCTCTCGCCGTTCGCCCTGGAGATGGACAACTATTTCGTCGAGCGCGAGCGCACGCCCCGCGACGCCGACGGCAAATTCGACTTCGAAACCATCGGCGCGCTCAACCTCGAGTTGCTCGCCGAACATCTCGCCGCGCTCCTCGAGGGCCGCGAGGTGCAACTGCCGCGCTACAACTTCGTGCGCGGACGTCCGGAGACGGGCGACGTCGTGCGGTTGCGCCCGGGCCAGATCGTGATCCTCGAGGGCATCCACGGCCTGAATCCCGCGCTCGTGCCGCCCGCGCTCGCGGCGCAGGCGTTCCGTGTTTTCGCCTCCGCGCTCACGCAGCTCAGCCTCGACCGGCACAACCGTCTCTCGACCACCGATACGCGCCTGGTCCGGCGCATCGTGCGCGACGCCCGCGATCGTGGCTACTCCGCGACGGACACGCTCTCGCGCTGGGAATCGGTGCGCCGCGGCGAAAAGCTGCACATCTTCCCGCATCAGGAAAACGCCGACGCGATGTTCAACTCCGCGCTCGTCTACGAACTCGCCGCGCTGCGCCCGATCGCCGAGCCGCTGCTCCGTCAGGTCCCGCACGGCACGCCGGAGCACGTCGAGGCCGTGCGCCTGCTGGCGCTGCTCCAGTGGTTCGCCCCGATCGACGCCGGCCAGGTGCCGGAGAACTCGATCCTACGTGAGTTCCTCGGCGGCTCGAGCCTGAGGGATTTCAAGGCGTGGGGCGGCTGA
- a CDS encoding MHS family MFS transporter, giving the protein MSDPGSEPRPNSARRVLLASLAGTTIEFFDFYIYATAAVLVFPRLFFPASEPAAATLQSFATFALAFFARPVGSAVFGHFGDRIGRKATLVAALLTMGLSTVAIGLLPTHASIGIAAPLLLALCRFGQGFGLGGEWGGAVLLATENAPPGKRAWYGMFPQLGAPIGFLMSGGIFVVLSKTMTDAQFLAWGWRLPFLASAALVLVGLWVRLKISETPAFARAMAEEKRVAVPIMTVVTAHTRALVLGTLGAVATFTLFYLLTVFCLSWGTTKLGFTREKFLLIQMTGVLFFGVAIPVSAVVADRRGRKLTLALVSAAIVMFGLVLGPIFSAGTGGAFAAMIVGFTLMGLTYGPLGTMLSELFPTAVRYTGASMTFNLAGILGASLAPYAATWLATHHGLPAVGHYLAIVAAITLGAILLSHETRDAEH; this is encoded by the coding sequence ATGAGCGACCCCGGCTCTGAACCACGCCCCAATTCCGCCCGCCGCGTCCTGCTGGCCAGTCTCGCCGGCACGACGATCGAGTTCTTCGATTTCTACATCTATGCCACGGCCGCAGTGCTGGTGTTTCCGCGACTGTTTTTCCCCGCCTCGGAGCCGGCGGCAGCCACGCTGCAATCGTTCGCGACGTTCGCATTGGCGTTCTTCGCGCGCCCCGTGGGCTCGGCGGTGTTCGGGCACTTCGGAGATCGCATCGGGCGCAAGGCCACGCTCGTCGCCGCGCTGCTCACGATGGGGCTCTCGACCGTCGCGATCGGTTTGCTGCCGACGCATGCGAGCATCGGCATCGCGGCGCCGTTGCTGCTGGCGCTATGCCGGTTTGGACAGGGCTTCGGGCTCGGCGGTGAATGGGGCGGCGCGGTGCTGCTCGCCACAGAGAACGCACCGCCCGGAAAGCGGGCGTGGTATGGCATGTTCCCGCAGCTGGGGGCGCCGATCGGGTTCCTGATGTCGGGCGGAATTTTCGTCGTGTTGTCGAAGACCATGACCGACGCGCAATTCCTCGCCTGGGGCTGGCGCCTGCCGTTTCTGGCGAGCGCGGCGCTCGTGCTCGTCGGCTTGTGGGTGCGACTCAAGATCAGCGAGACACCAGCGTTCGCGCGGGCGATGGCGGAGGAGAAACGCGTGGCGGTGCCGATCATGACGGTCGTGACGGCGCATACCCGCGCGCTCGTGCTCGGCACGCTCGGGGCGGTGGCGACGTTCACGCTGTTTTATCTGCTGACGGTTTTCTGTCTGAGCTGGGGCACGACGAAGCTCGGGTTCACGCGGGAGAAGTTCCTGCTGATCCAGATGACCGGCGTGCTGTTCTTCGGCGTCGCAATTCCTGTCTCGGCCGTCGTGGCCGACCGGCGCGGACGCAAGCTGACGCTCGCACTCGTCTCGGCGGCGATCGTGATGTTCGGGCTCGTGCTCGGGCCGATTTTCAGCGCGGGCACGGGCGGAGCGTTCGCGGCGATGATCGTGGGCTTCACGCTGATGGGCCTGACTTACGGACCGCTGGGCACGATGCTGTCGGAGCTGTTTCCGACGGCGGTGCGCTACACCGGCGCGTCGATGACCTTCAATCTCGCGGGCATCCTCGGCGCTTCGCTCGCGCCGTATGCGGCGACTTGGCTGGCGACGCATCACGGTTTGCCGGCGGTCGGGCACTATCTGGCCATCGTCGCGGCGATCACGCTCGGCGCGATCCTGCTGAGTCACGAGACGCGGGACGCGGAGCATTAA
- the rapA gene encoding RNA polymerase-associated protein RapA translates to MSLSVAGQRCLSEREPELGLGVVAQVDRAAKRIAVDFPAAGERRLYALNTPVLKRVLFRVGEVVAARAGARFTIERVTEQDGLLTYAGEGRSVREDEVSDVTSVSRPPERLLAGQAEPGEVFDLRLRALRWQAAWRQSEVRGFLGARVDLIPHQFYILQEVASRRLPRVLLADEVGLGKTIEAGLILQRLLAVGQVRRALVLVPESLTHQWFVELLRRFNLWFSIYDEARCAECERSEPEQNPFLAAQLALASTDFLAASETRREQAVAAGWDLLIVDEAHHLEWQPDAASAGYQLVEQLAARTPGLLLLTATPTQLGLAGHFARLRLLDPARYADFAQFTAEADKFTAVAAIADKIVGERALTAKDHTALRQLFTRDPARVEEHLAALKAGRAGAREALLRTLLDQHGTGRVVFRNTRAGMTGFPRRQFCPVPCDAMDDTTLLARIARELEAEETGGEAAIRYSFRDDPRIAWLAEFLAEMKPAKVLLICRSARKVAAIEAALQEKAAFKVGQFHEGLPLVQRDRQAAWFAEPDGAQLLLCSEIGSEGRNFQFAHHLVLFDLPLNPGLVEQRIGRLDRIGQTETIRVHVPYVRGSAQEPVVEWYHAGLDAFEAPLHGGADYQEAFRVPLLTLATGFSTRASAREKELAALVADTQAFRRERAARIEKGRDRLLELNSFNAAAAARVLDAIRAAEADRSVRTLLLDLLDHFGVTVKEHEGVEVTLDASHAYVESFPSIPADGLLATFDRRRALSREDIAFLSADHALLRDTSDLLVDSPAGTTAFGTSVGDAPNLFVEAVYVLEPVAEARWGVDRFLAPQPVRVVVDVRGNDLTDERAAEDIADTFEDGDLHRFLEQPGFNAAVLKKLVSAAGEEAETRAVELRRAAADRAEAMLTAERQRLLDLQKLNDHVRPEEIALVGAQLEQVRTAIAAARLRLDSLRLVLERPRD, encoded by the coding sequence ATGTCGCTTTCCGTCGCCGGCCAACGCTGCCTCAGTGAACGCGAGCCCGAACTCGGGCTCGGTGTCGTCGCGCAGGTCGATCGCGCCGCCAAGCGGATCGCCGTCGACTTCCCCGCCGCCGGCGAGCGCCGCCTCTATGCGTTGAACACGCCGGTGCTGAAACGCGTGCTGTTCCGCGTCGGCGAGGTCGTCGCCGCGCGCGCGGGTGCGCGGTTCACGATCGAACGCGTGACAGAGCAAGACGGCCTGCTGACCTACGCGGGCGAGGGACGCAGCGTGCGCGAGGACGAGGTGTCGGATGTCACGAGTGTCAGCCGTCCGCCGGAGCGCTTGCTCGCGGGGCAGGCGGAGCCGGGCGAAGTGTTCGACTTGCGGTTGCGCGCCTTGCGCTGGCAGGCGGCGTGGCGGCAGTCGGAAGTGCGCGGGTTTCTCGGGGCGCGCGTCGACCTGATCCCGCACCAGTTCTACATCCTGCAGGAAGTCGCCTCGCGCCGCCTGCCGCGCGTGTTGCTCGCCGACGAGGTCGGTCTCGGCAAAACGATCGAGGCCGGCCTGATTTTGCAGCGTCTGCTCGCCGTCGGCCAGGTCCGGCGCGCGCTGGTGCTCGTGCCGGAATCGCTAACGCACCAGTGGTTCGTGGAACTGCTGCGGCGATTCAACCTCTGGTTCAGCATCTACGACGAGGCGCGCTGCGCCGAATGCGAACGCAGCGAGCCGGAACAGAACCCCTTCCTCGCCGCGCAGCTGGCGCTTGCGAGCACGGATTTCCTCGCGGCCAGCGAGACGCGGCGCGAGCAGGCCGTGGCGGCGGGTTGGGACCTGCTGATCGTGGACGAGGCGCATCATCTCGAATGGCAACCGGACGCGGCCAGCGCGGGCTACCAGCTCGTCGAGCAACTCGCCGCGCGCACGCCGGGCTTGTTGTTGCTCACCGCCACGCCGACCCAGCTCGGGCTCGCCGGACATTTCGCGCGGTTGCGGCTGCTCGATCCGGCGCGCTATGCGGACTTCGCGCAGTTCACCGCCGAGGCCGACAAGTTCACCGCCGTCGCCGCGATCGCGGACAAGATCGTGGGCGAGCGCGCGCTGACGGCGAAGGATCACACGGCGCTGCGGCAGCTCTTCACGCGCGATCCGGCGCGGGTCGAGGAACATCTGGCGGCGCTGAAGGCCGGACGGGCGGGAGCGCGCGAAGCCTTGCTGCGCACGTTGCTCGATCAGCACGGGACGGGGCGCGTGGTCTTCCGCAACACGCGGGCGGGCATGACCGGTTTCCCGCGGCGGCAATTTTGCCCGGTGCCGTGCGATGCGATGGACGACACGACGTTGCTCGCACGCATCGCGCGCGAACTCGAAGCGGAGGAAACGGGCGGAGAGGCGGCGATCCGTTACTCGTTCCGTGACGATCCGCGCATCGCGTGGCTCGCGGAATTTCTGGCGGAAATGAAGCCGGCGAAAGTGCTTTTGATTTGCCGCTCGGCGCGGAAGGTCGCGGCGATCGAGGCGGCGTTGCAGGAAAAGGCCGCCTTCAAGGTCGGCCAGTTTCACGAGGGGCTGCCGCTGGTGCAGCGCGACCGGCAGGCGGCGTGGTTTGCCGAGCCCGATGGCGCGCAATTGTTGCTGTGCTCCGAGATCGGCAGCGAGGGCCGCAATTTCCAATTTGCGCACCATCTCGTGCTCTTCGACCTGCCGCTGAATCCCGGGCTCGTCGAGCAGCGCATCGGGCGCCTCGATCGCATCGGCCAGACGGAGACGATCCGCGTGCACGTGCCCTATGTGCGCGGCAGCGCCCAGGAACCGGTGGTCGAGTGGTATCACGCGGGGCTCGATGCGTTCGAAGCGCCGTTGCACGGCGGCGCCGATTATCAGGAGGCGTTTCGCGTGCCGCTGCTGACGCTGGCGACCGGTTTTTCGACGCGTGCGAGCGCACGGGAAAAGGAACTCGCGGCGCTCGTGGCGGACACGCAGGCGTTTCGGCGGGAGCGGGCGGCGCGCATTGAAAAAGGACGCGACCGGCTGCTCGAACTCAATTCCTTCAACGCCGCCGCCGCCGCGCGCGTCCTCGATGCGATCCGCGCCGCCGAGGCGGATCGTTCCGTGCGCACGCTGCTCCTCGATCTGCTCGATCACTTCGGCGTCACGGTGAAGGAGCACGAGGGCGTCGAGGTCACGCTCGATGCGAGCCACGCTTACGTGGAAAGCTTCCCGTCGATCCCGGCCGACGGACTGCTGGCGACCTTCGATCGCCGGCGCGCGCTGTCGCGCGAGGACATTGCCTTTCTCTCCGCCGATCACGCGTTGCTGCGCGACACCAGCGATCTGTTGGTGGACTCGCCCGCGGGCACCACGGCGTTCGGCACCTCCGTCGGCGACGCGCCGAATTTGTTCGTCGAGGCGGTCTATGTGCTCGAGCCCGTCGCCGAGGCGCGGTGGGGCGTGGATCGTTTCCTCGCGCCGCAACCGGTGCGCGTGGTCGTGGATGTGCGCGGCAACGATCTGACCGACGAGCGTGCGGCGGAGGACATCGCGGACACGTTCGAGGATGGTGACCTGCATCGCTTTCTCGAGCAGCCGGGCTTCAACGCCGCCGTGCTGAAGAAGCTAGTGAGCGCGGCCGGCGAAGAGGCCGAGACGCGCGCCGTGGAGCTGCGCCGCGCGGCGGCCGACCGCGCGGAAGCGATGCTGACCGCGGAGCGGCAGCGCCTGCTCGACTTGCAGAAGCTGAACGACCACGTGCGTCCGGAGGAAATTGCCCTGGTCGGCGCGCAACTCGAGCAGGTCCGCACCGCGATCGCTGCGGCGCGACTGCGCCTGGATTCGCTACGACTGGTGCTCGAGCGCCCGCGCGACTGA